The Natrinema pellirubrum DSM 15624 region CCCGACTCGTCGAGGAAGTCCCGGATCCACAGCCACCAGAAGTCACCCAGTACAACCGACACCGCTACCAATGCGACTCCTGTGGAACTGAGACGGTTGCGACTCACCCCGACTGCCCCGATGAGGGGCAGTTCGGGGTGAACGTCATCGCGCAATCTGCCCTGTCACGGTACGATCACCGCCTTCCCTACCGGAAAATCACGGACCGCTTCGAGCAACTTCACGGACTCGAACTCTCAGGTGCATCCGCGTGGCACGCGACCGAGCGCGCTGCGCGCGCCGGTCGCTGTGAGTACGAGCAGATCCGTCGAGAGATTCAGGAGGCTGAAATCGTCCACGTTGACGAAACCGGCATCAAGCGTGACGGTGACCAAGCGTGGATCTGGACGTTTCGGACGGACGAGCATACGCTGTACGCGGTCAGAGAGAGTCGTGGGAGTGATGTTCCCGCGGAAGTCCTTGGCGAGGACTTCGCGGGAACGGTCATCTGTGATGGGTGGACGGCGTATCCAGCGTTCAGCAGTACGCTTCAGCGGTGCTGGGCACATCTTCTCCGGGAGGCTGAAGACGTTGCTAGTGACCACGAGGAGGCAGAACCGGTGTACCGGTATCTCAAGCAGATGTTCGTCGGTCTCCAGTCGTGGCTGGAGACCGACCCAGATCCTCGTGCGAGAGCACAGATGCATCGAGCGTGTCAGGACGGCCTCAGATCGCTCGTTGAGCGGTCAGTGACCGACGAACCAGTGGCAACACTCCTCGGGAAGATCGAAGGTGGACTCGACCACTGGCTCACCTTCGTCGGTGAGCCAGCGGTCTCCCCGACGAACAATGCCGCAGAAAACGCCCTTCGTGAACCTGTTGTTCTCCGGAAAATCATCGGAACACTCCGGAACGACCGTGGCATGTTCGTTCACGAGACGATCTTGTCCCTGCTGGCGACGTGGCGCCAGCAGGGACGCAACCCATACGAGGAACTTACGCGGGTTGTCCACGACAACGAAATGATCTCACGAGAGCAGACTGTGCCGGTTGTTGAGACCTCGGGGTAAACACGTACGTATTATTTATATATACTGGTTATTGAACGCGCAGTTAGTAGTTGTGAGAAGGACAGTGCTATTTTGTACAATATTGTACTCGTTCTGCCGTTTCCTTTGTTGATTCTCCCGATGCAGTCCGTGGTTCGCTCACAGCGGCCGAGTACTGGCATAACTTTAAGAAACCTACACCGCATACTACGGATATGGCCGCTCACGGCCGGCCCGCACTGCGGGATCTGTTCGACGAGTCGCCCACGCCTCACATCGCCCACCCCCCGCGGACCCACCACCGAGACTTCTACGTCGCCACCGACGGGTCCTTCCGGGAGGCCGGTGGCGGGCTGGGTGCCGTTATCGAAACCCGCGACGGTACCCGCGTCGCACGGATCGCGACCGCGGATACGCCGCCGGACAACAACGTCGCGGAGTATCGCGCGTTGCACCTTGGATTGGACGTCCTGGCCGCTCGAGCGCCGCGAGACGCCTCCGTCGGCGTCCTCCTCGACCACGACGCGCTCGCCAGCAACGTCAACAGTACCATCCTCGCGACGCGCCATCCAGACGGGAAATCGCCCCGTCCCGTCTCCGTCCCGGCCGCAACGCAGTATCACTGGCGTGGCATCCGTGCCCGTCTCAACGGGTTCGACGAGGTGCGGGCCGCCCGCATCGACAGCGACCAGAACCCCGCCCACCCGCTCGCGAACGCGCCCGACCAGTACCGCCACGTCAACCGCGAGCCCGCCCGCTGTGTCCTTCCCGAAACGTCGGAGTCGACCGCCGGCGAGTTCCCGCCGCCGTCCCGGGCCGACCGCAACAGCGGTGGCGGCCGTGCCTCCGACTGATCGCCCGCGGCCGGCGCTGCCCGCGAGCGCGGACCGTCCGTAACCGTCATCGTTTTCTCGCCGCTCGAGCAAGTCGTCGCCGATGAGTCTCCGCGTCGCGGTCGCGGCCCCGTTCATCCAACACGGGAGCCGCCGGCTCGAGGAAAACGAGTTCGTCGTCGCACTCTCGCTCGATCGGGACTGGTTCTCCCCCGATCAGGCCAAGCGGCTGATCGACATTGCGACGGAGGAGGGGCTGTTGGACCGAACCGACGACGGACTCGCAGCGACCTTCGAGCCGGGCGAGGTGACGATCCCCGAGGACTTCGACCCCGACGAGGACCTCCTGCGGAAACGGTCGGCGTTCGAACGCGTCCTCGATTCGCTGGTCGCCGAGGGCATGGAGAAACACGAGGCCGTCGGGGCGATCAACACTCTCCAGGGTGAACTTGGGCTGACCATCGAGGCCGCCGCGGTGGTCTACGCCCGCCGCGAGGGGATCGACGTCGACGACCTCGCCCCGGTCGCCCGCGAGGCCGTCCTCGACACCGAAGGGGACTAGTCCCGCCGTCACGACCGACTGGATATGGTCGAGGACCGGATCACCGACGGTCGCCGCATCGCCGAACTCCTCTCGAGCGAACTCGACGGCCGCGAGGACGGCCTGCTCGAGCGCGTCGCCGTGACCAACGCCGACCGGGACGTCGAGCCGTCGGCCGACGGCACTCGCGCGTACGATGTCACCTACCGCGACGAGCGTCTCGCCCGCGTGTTCGTTCACGAGGACCGGGCCCGCCTCGAGTTCGAGGCGGGACAGGACCGAGCGGCCGACGCGGCGTCGGCCCTCGAGCTTCGGGTCCGACCCAAGGCGACCGAGCCGCCGAAGACGCTGGTCTTCCTCGAGAGCGGAGCCGCGGTCAAGCGCGCGACCGACGTGGTCCAGCGAGTTGGGCGAGAACTCGAGGCCGACGCATAGAATCCCAGCACAGCGAACTGTCGTATTCTCGGCGGTGGCGCGCGCTGTCAGGTGGCCGAGCGAAAGCGAGGCTACCCGACGATACTGCGCGAGGGATGAGTGAGCGACTGAAAAGAACGAATGAATCGGCTGGGGAGGATGTGGCAACTCCGTATTGTCACGATAGCAGAACGATACGTTCGCTCAATCTGTACGCCGGTCGGGTGACGCGAATACTATAGTAGCTCTTGAAAGTCAATGCACACCCGATCGCAGGACCGTGTTGTGATCGGTGTGTAAATCGTTTCAAGAGCTACTATAGCTTCGTAGGTAGAGTACGACTCTGGAAGCAGATCACTCGAGCCCCTCGAGAACCCCCGGTAACGCCGCCGCGAGATCGTCCTGCTCGAGGTGGGCGACGGCCCGCGGATCCGGCCCAGGCCCGTCCGACAGCAGCACCTGTACGGCCCGCATCCCGGCCTCGGTCGCGCCCCGAACGTCGGCCTCGACCTCGTCGCCGACGTAGACCGCCTCGTCGGGCGCGACGCCGAGTTCGTCCGTGATCGCCCCGAAGGCCCGCGGATCGGGTTTGCCCGCCTCGAGTTCGCCGGTCACCAGGGCGGCGTCGAAGGCGTCCTCCCACCCCAGCGTCTCGAGTTTGTCCCGCTGGGCGCGGACGGGGCCGTTGGTCAGCAGGCCGACGCGGTAGCTCCCCCGGAGATCGGCGAGCATGGCCTCGACGCCGGGCAGGGGCTCGAGCGAGTCCGAAATCGTCTCCCGATACGCGGTCGCGACGGCGGCCGGATCGGCGTCGCTGTCGGTACCCGCGAGCAAGTCCTCGAAAATGGGTTCGCGCGTCTCGCTGGTGAGGTTCCGGCGGTGGGCCTCGAGGTAGGCCTCGCGGGAGAGCGAGGGCGCACCCGTCGCGGTCGCGGCTTCCTCGAGGATGGTCGTCCGATCCCGCCGGGGAACGGCGAGCGTGTAGTCGAGGTCGAAGACGACCGCGCGTGGCATGGATATGTGAGGGGGCTCGAGCCGGTTGAAGCTATCCCTTCCGGTCGGCGAGCGTCTCGAGTCCTCGAGGCGTGGCTGCTGGGCTGGGTCACCACCGGATCTTCGGCGGCTTCTCAGTCGTCGAACCCCGAGATGCCCCGCCCGCGCTCGAGCAGCACGATTCCGATCGGCTCGAGTCGATCGAAGTACTGCACGAGCGACGTCCCGAGGACGCTCTCGTGGACAGTCATCCGTATCGGGTTCGACGCCGGACGCGGCGGCTATCGACTTTTGTGCGTGGCGACCGACCATCGGTCATGGAGGATCCGACCGACGCCGACGACCGATCGGCGAGACACGTCTGGTCGGCCGGCCGGTACCCCGCGATGGCACCGAACATGCTGCCGGCCATCGCACGGCTGGTCAACGCCGCCGGCATCGACCCGGGCAACCGCGTCCTCGACGTCGGCTGTGGAACCGGCAACGCCGCGCTGACCGCCCGCCGAGCCGGTGCCGACGTGGTCGGCCTCGATCTCGCACCCGAGATGCTCGAGCTGGCCCGTGACAACGCCGGACTCGCGGGCCACGACGATATCGGCTGGCTCGTCGGCGACGCCGAGACGCTCCCGGTACCCGACGACGCGTTCGACGTCGTCCTCTCGAACTTCGGGCACGTGTTCGCGCCGGACTCGACCCGCGCCGGGGCGGAACTCCGGCGGGTCACGACCGCCGGCGGCCGGGTCTGTTTCACCGCGTGGTCGCCAAGCGGTGTCGTCGGGGACCTCACCGAGGTCCTGACCGACCACGTCACGGCACCGCCGAGCGATCCGTGGGCCCACCTCGAGTGGGGCGAGCCCGACTTCGTCCGCGAGCAGTTCGCCGACGTGGCCGACCTGTCCTTCCAGCGACGGTTGCTCGACTTTCGCTACGCCACGCCGCGGCATTTCTGGCGGGAGTTCGCCGAGGAGTCCGGCCCGCTCTCGCCGGTCCTGCGGCGGATGGACGACGACGATGCCCGGGC contains the following coding sequences:
- a CDS encoding IS66-like element ISNpe8 family transposase; this encodes MSWDDLSKDELLSRFLQMEERIDELEEKIAQKDKRIEEQNERIEEQQERIEEQQERIEELETRLRKYENPHTPPSKRRSGTDESPTSQDDEDDDVRTDGGTPGRKDGHNPEWRSPPDPDEEIEVTSDCCPECGDHFDESVGVSPRLVEEVPDPQPPEVTQYNRHRYQCDSCGTETVATHPDCPDEGQFGVNVIAQSALSRYDHRLPYRKITDRFEQLHGLELSGASAWHATERAARAGRCEYEQIRREIQEAEIVHVDETGIKRDGDQAWIWTFRTDEHTLYAVRESRGSDVPAEVLGEDFAGTVICDGWTAYPAFSSTLQRCWAHLLREAEDVASDHEEAEPVYRYLKQMFVGLQSWLETDPDPRARAQMHRACQDGLRSLVERSVTDEPVATLLGKIEGGLDHWLTFVGEPAVSPTNNAAENALREPVVLRKIIGTLRNDRGMFVHETILSLLATWRQQGRNPYEELTRVVHDNEMISREQTVPVVETSG
- a CDS encoding ribonuclease H family protein encodes the protein MAAHGRPALRDLFDESPTPHIAHPPRTHHRDFYVATDGSFREAGGGLGAVIETRDGTRVARIATADTPPDNNVAEYRALHLGLDVLAARAPRDASVGVLLDHDALASNVNSTILATRHPDGKSPRPVSVPAATQYHWRGIRARLNGFDEVRAARIDSDQNPAHPLANAPDQYRHVNREPARCVLPETSESTAGEFPPPSRADRNSGGGRASD
- a CDS encoding DUF2240 family protein: MSLRVAVAAPFIQHGSRRLEENEFVVALSLDRDWFSPDQAKRLIDIATEEGLLDRTDDGLAATFEPGEVTIPEDFDPDEDLLRKRSAFERVLDSLVAEGMEKHEAVGAINTLQGELGLTIEAAAVVYARREGIDVDDLAPVAREAVLDTEGD
- a CDS encoding HAD family hydrolase, translating into MPRAVVFDLDYTLAVPRRDRTTILEEAATATGAPSLSREAYLEAHRRNLTSETREPIFEDLLAGTDSDADPAAVATAYRETISDSLEPLPGVEAMLADLRGSYRVGLLTNGPVRAQRDKLETLGWEDAFDAALVTGELEAGKPDPRAFGAITDELGVAPDEAVYVGDEVEADVRGATEAGMRAVQVLLSDGPGPDPRAVAHLEQDDLAAALPGVLEGLE
- a CDS encoding class I SAM-dependent methyltransferase; the protein is MEDPTDADDRSARHVWSAGRYPAMAPNMLPAIARLVNAAGIDPGNRVLDVGCGTGNAALTARRAGADVVGLDLAPEMLELARDNAGLAGHDDIGWLVGDAETLPVPDDAFDVVLSNFGHVFAPDSTRAGAELRRVTTAGGRVCFTAWSPSGVVGDLTEVLTDHVTAPPSDPWAHLEWGEPDFVREQFADVADLSFQRRLLDFRYATPRHFWREFAEESGPLSPVLRRMDDDDARAALRRDAVGALEDWFGDNAIRVEYLQVRAVVA